In the Blautia coccoides genome, CTTTCCTGGGCTTCCAGATCCTCTATCCTCTGGTTTTTGGGAAGCCACAGCCTGGATACCCTGCGGTGGATCTTCGGGGATGAGGTGAAACGTGTCTATGCGGTAAAACGCAAAGGGATTCTGGAGGAATTAGGAGTAGACACGGAAGACATTTATCTCACCACCATTGAATTTGAGCATGGAGGCATTGCCCAGATGGAAAATGGCTGGATCACACCAAACGGAAATACCAACGTGAATGATTACAAATTCAGCGTCCTCTGCACAAAAGGAATGATCAATATGGATCTGTCCAGCCATAACCTGATTCAGGAGGTGACAGAGGAAAATACCAGCACTCCGGATATTCTGGTATCTAACCGTGTATTTGACCGGTGCAAAGGCCTGTCTTATGAGAGTATCCGTGATTTTATCGACCGTCTGGTGGACGGCAGGGAATTCCGTGTCTCCATGGAGGATGCCAGAAGAACGGCCATTGCGATCCTGGCTATCATGGAATCCGCGGAGAAAGGTATGCCTGTGGAGGTAAATTACGATTAAAATGTGACAAAGTCCCTTTCCATATTTCTGAATATAGTATATAATCTGAAAAAAATGTTATACCATTAATAGC is a window encoding:
- a CDS encoding Gfo/Idh/MocA family protein yields the protein MEMKQIRMGIVGAGTWGQTHASIYAEHICAIPVAICDSREERAREIADKYGIAKVYTDYHSLAADPEVDAVAIVTPDFAHGDIAVAMANAGKDILIEKPIATTREDIERICKAVRENHVRCMVDLHNRWNPPFNTAKQEVESGKLGTPYTGYIRHSDVKWVATDMLSWASRSSILWFLGSHSLDTLRWIFGDEVKRVYAVKRKGILEELGVDTEDIYLTTIEFEHGGIAQMENGWITPNGNTNVNDYKFSVLCTKGMINMDLSSHNLIQEVTEENTSTPDILVSNRVFDRCKGLSYESIRDFIDRLVDGREFRVSMEDARRTAIAILAIMESAEKGMPVEVNYD